From Caretta caretta isolate rCarCar2 chromosome 3, rCarCar1.hap1, whole genome shotgun sequence, a single genomic window includes:
- the ODC1 gene encoding ornithine decarboxylase has protein sequence MLSFSNEEFDFTFLDEGFTAKDILDQKINEVSSSDDKDAFYVADLGDVLKKHFRWYKALPRVTPFYAVKCNDSKAIVKTLAALGAGFDCASKTEIQLVQNIGVPPERIIYANPCKQISQIKHAANSGVQMMTFDSEVELMKVARAHPKAKLVLRIATDDSKAVCRLSVKFGATLKTSRLLLERAKELDLDVIGVSFHVGSGCTDPETFVQAISDARCVFDMGTELGFSMHLLDIGGGFPGSEEVKLKFEEITNVINPALDKCFPCDSGIRIIAEPGRYYVASAFTLAVNIIAKKVVLKEQSGSDDEDDTNGKTLMYYVNDGVYGSFNCILYDHAHVKPVLQKRPKPDEGCYSCSIWGPTCDGLDRIVERFDMPELQVGDWMLFENMGAYTVAAASTFNGFQRPAINYVMSRPAWQLMQQINEQGFLAEVEEQDVSTLPLSCAWESGIEHHPATCASTSINV, from the exons ATGCTCAGCTTCAGCAATGAGGAGTTTGACTTCACCTTCCTTGATGAAGGCTTTACTGCCAAGGATATTCTAGACcaaaaaataaatgaagtttCTTCCTCT GATGATAAAGATGCTTTCTATGTTGCTGACCTTGGGGATGTCCTAAAGAAGCATTTCCGATGGTACAAAGCACTCCCTCGAGTAACACCCTTTTATGCTGTCAAATGTAATGACAGTAAAGCTATAGTGAAGACACTTGCTGCTCTTGGTGCAGGGTTTGATTGTGCTAGTAAG ACTGAAATCCAGTTGGTACAGAACATTGGTGTACCTCCAGAACGAATAATATATGCAAATCCTTGTAAACAAATCTCTCAGATTAAACATGCTGCAAACAGTGGTGTGCAGATGATGACTTTTGATAGTGAAGTAGAGCTAATGAAAGTTGCAAGAGCTCATCCAAAGGCAAA GCTAGTCTTGCGCATTGCAACTGATGACTCCAAAGCAGTTTGTCGCCTGAGTGTTAAATTTGGAGCTACCCTGAAAACTAGCAGACTTCTTTTGGAGCGGGCAAAAGAACTTGACCTTGATGTTATTGGAGTCAG TTTCCATGTTGGAAGTGGCTGTACTGACCCAGAGACCTTTGTTCAAGCTATTTCTGATGCCCGTTGTGTCTTTGATATGGGA ACAGAACTTGGTTTCAGTATGCATCTGCTTGATATTGGTGGTGGCTTCCCTGGCTCTGAAGAGGTCAAGCTTAAATTTGAAGAG ATCACAAATGTAATCAATCCAGCATTGGACAAATGTTTTCCTTGTGATTCTGGAATAAGAATTATTGCGGAGCCTGGCAGATACTACGTTGCATCAGCTTTCACACTTGCCGTTAACATAATTGCAAAAAAAGTTGTATTAAAGGAGCAGTCAGGTTCTGATG ATGAAGATGATactaatggcaaaactcttatgTACTATGTAAATGATGGAGTGTATGGATCATTCAATTGCATCCTATATGATCATGCACATGTTAAGCCAGTCTTGCAAAAG AGACCTAAACCAGATGAGGGCTGTTATTCCTGTAGCATATGGGGACCAACATGTGATGGCCTGGATCGTATTGTAGAGCGCTTTGATATGCCAGAGCTGCAAGTTGGTGATTGGATGCTATTTGAAAATATGGGTGCCTATACAGTTGCAGCTGCTTCCACTTTCAATGGATTCCAGAGGCCAGCAATAAATTATGTGATGTCAAGGCCAGCATG GCAACTAATGCAACAGATTAATGAGCAAGGTTTCCTAGCTGAAGTGGAGGAGCAGGATGTCAGTACTTTGCCACTGTCTTGTGCCTGGGAAAGTGGAATTGAACATCATCCAGCAACTTGTGCTTCAACTAGTATTAATGTATAG